GATGGGTTGAGAGGATTTCAGTATCTCCTTTGCACCTTTAAGTACCCCAAATTCCCCTCCTTCAACATCAATTTTAATAAAATCAATTTTTGTTTGAGAAGGAATAATCTGGTCAAGTGTTTTTAATTCTACTTTTATTTCTTCGATATCAGGTCTCTGAATATCGTATTTTCTTTTATTTATTCCGCTATATGCAGGTGCATTCTTCACAAGTTGAAAAGATGACTCACCGGCTTTATCAGAAAGTGCACAAGAAAAAAGTGAAATATTTTGACTATTGAACTCTTTTTCTAATTGCTTAAACAAATAAGGAATTGGTTCAAAAGCATAATGTTTTCCGTTTGGAGCGTTTTTTAAAATGTATTTCAAAATTTCTCCTTTATGGCATCCAACATCTATGCAATTTGAATCAGGATTAATGGTACGCTGCATTATTAATTTAGTTAACCTGTCGTATTCAAGATTCTTGGTTAAATCAAAATGAATAAAGTTTAGTATTAGTCTTAAAACAACTTTAATGTTCATAATAAAAGATTTCGAGCCTACTCTTTAAATAAATTATTTCAATTGTTAATTACTAAGAGGGAATTAATGTAAGTGCCGGAAATAAAAACTGTTAACCCTATAACTTAAAAAACCAATTCGCCAATTTATCAGTTCATAATGAATTGAAAATTGACGAATAGTATGAATTAAAAACTAATATATTATAGCTTTTTCTTTATTTCAATCATTTCATATCCTTCAATAATATCCTTTTCTTTTATATCGTTGAAGTTCTGAATATTCAAACCACACTCATATCCTGTAGTTACCTCTTTTACGTCATCTTTAAATCTCTTTAATGATCCAAGTTCACCGGAATATACTACAATACCATCACGAATAACCCTTACTTTAGTATTCCTTGTTACTTTACCATCTAAAACCATACATCCTGCAACGGTACCTACTTTGGATATCCTAAACACATCACGTATTTCAATGTTGCAAATGATCTTCTCTTCAAATTGTGGAGCAAGCATACCTTCCATTGCAGCTTTAATTTCATTGATTGCATCATAAATGATGGAGTACAATCTGATATCTATTTGCTCATTTTCAGCAAGTTTACGTGCACTAGGACTTGGTCTTACCTGAAATCCAATAATTATAGCATTTGAAGCCGAGGCAAGCAAAACATCTGATTCTGTAATTTGTCCTACTGATTTATGAATAATATTAACCTGTACTTTGTCGGTAGAAAGTTTTAACAATGAATCGGAAAGTGCTTCAATAGAACCGTCTACGTCACCCTTAACAATGATATTCAACTCTTGGAAATCACCTATTGCGAGTCTTCTTCCAATTTCATCAAGAGTAATATGCTTTTGAGTACGAATACCTTGTTCTCGTTGAAGCTGCATTCTTTTTGAAGCAATATCCTTTGCTTCACGTTCATCATTCATTACATTAAAAGTATCTCCGGCCTGAGGTGCACCATTCAAACCTAAAAGCTGAGCAGGCATTGATGGTCCAGCTTCTGTAATTGGCATTCCTCTTTCATTAAATAAAGCTTTAACTCTTCCTGAAAAACATCCAGCAAGAACCACATCCCCAACTTTTAAAGATCCTTTTTGGACAAGAACTGTAGATACATAACCACGGCCTTTGTCAAGTTGAGATTCAATTACAGTACCGTGTGCATTGCGCTTAGGGTTTGCTTTTAAATCTAAAAGCTCTGCTTCAAGCAATACTTTATCAAGCAATACTTGCATGTTTGTACCTGATTTTGCTGATATTTCTTGGCTTTGGAATTTTCCACCCCAGTCTTCAACCAGGATATTCATATTAGCAAGCTGCTCCTTAATTTTTTCTGGGTTTGCACCTGGTTTGTCAATCTTATTGATGGCAAAAACAAGGGGAACACCAGCAGCCTGTGCATGGTTGATAGCTTCAATGGTTTGAGGCATAACACTATCATCAGCAGAAACTACAATAATAGCAACGTCAGTAACTTTTGCACCCCTTGCACGCATGGCTGTAAAAGCCTCATGGCCAGGAGTATCTAAAAATGTCATTCTCTTTCCGTTATCCAAAACAACATTGTATGCTCCTATGTGCTGAGTAATACCTCCAGCTTCACCTGCAATTACATTTGCTTTTCTGATATAATCCAAAAGGGATGTTTTACCATGATCTACGTGACCCATAACAGTAACAATAGGAGGACGCTCAAGTAAATCCTCAGGATTATCTTCTTCCTGGGCAATGGTATCCAATGATTGAACGGTTACGAATTCAACAGTATATCCAAATTCTTCAGCCACAATAGATATTGTTTCCGCATCCAACCTTTGGTTGATTGAAACGAACAAACCAAGGCTCATGCAGGTAGAAATAATTTCTGTTACTGGAACATCCATCATTTTGGCAAGCTGATTTGCAGAAACAAATTCAGTTACTTTAAGCACTTTTTTATCCTCTTCCAGTTTCTCCATATCAGCTTGTAATTGCTGAGAAACTGTTTCCCTTTTCAATTTCCTGTACTTAGCAGCTTTTGATTTCCCTGAACCACTAAGTCTTGCAAGGGTTTCCTTGATCTGATTTTGTATTTGAACATCCGTTAATTCAGCCCTAACAACAGGGGCTTTTTTAACACCTTTCTTGAATCTATCACCAGCAGGAGTAGAACTACCGGGTGTGGAAACGGTTGTTCCTGGAGTTGCAGTACCGGGAGTTCCTGTTCGAGGTTGATCCGGTCTTTTAATTCTTTTTCTTTTCTTTTTATTTTTTTCTTTGTCGTATGAGGCAGAGGATGCAACAGGCTTTTTCTTTTCTTCTTTTACCGGTAAAATTATTTTTCCTAAGATCGTTGGACCTTCGAGTTTGGTAAATTTGGTTTTATAAATATCTTCCGTTGCAGGCTTAACTGTATCCTCTGGCTTAGTTACTTCTGCTGCTTTTTCCTGAGGTGCATTTTCCTTGGCAGCATCAGCAATTACCTGAGTTTCATTTTGCTCTTTCTCATTAGCAATATCTTCTTTTTCTACTTTAGGTGTTTCTTCTTTTGGAGTACTTGTTTTAGTATCCTTTGAAGTTTCTTTTTCT
This sequence is a window from Bacteroidota bacterium. Protein-coding genes within it:
- a CDS encoding FkbM family methyltransferase, whose translation is MNIKVVLRLILNFIHFDLTKNLEYDRLTKLIMQRTINPDSNCIDVGCHKGEILKYILKNAPNGKHYAFEPIPYLFKQLEKEFNSQNISLFSCALSDKAGESSFQLVKNAPAYSGINKRKYDIQRPDIEEIKVELKTLDQIIPSQTKIDFIKIDVEGGEFGVLKGAKEILKSSQPIVIFECGMGASDYYGTKPLELYEFITQEIGLKISTLKSFIKGKDSLTPEDFEFCFKTNKEYYFIAHK
- the infB gene encoding translation initiation factor IF-2, translated to MTESVQTRRLSKVAKELNIGISTIVDFLSEKGHAVDTNPNTKIDDKLYDVLCSAFQSEKSDKEKSQKVKLSNFNRETISIDDEDNSKANEKKKAEQDEVSIKNVQQVEKPEEKKPEQIKAEAIKPEEKISEEVIKPRIEGKQVKIIGKIDLEAGKKKKKQEPEASVEKESIVEAKPKSTKEKESVKEKETSKDTKTSTPKEETPKVEKEDIANEKEQNETQVIADAAKENAPQEKAAEVTKPEDTVKPATEDIYKTKFTKLEGPTILGKIILPVKEEKKKPVASSASYDKEKNKKKRKRIKRPDQPRTGTPGTATPGTTVSTPGSSTPAGDRFKKGVKKAPVVRAELTDVQIQNQIKETLARLSGSGKSKAAKYRKLKRETVSQQLQADMEKLEEDKKVLKVTEFVSANQLAKMMDVPVTEIISTCMSLGLFVSINQRLDAETISIVAEEFGYTVEFVTVQSLDTIAQEEDNPEDLLERPPIVTVMGHVDHGKTSLLDYIRKANVIAGEAGGITQHIGAYNVVLDNGKRMTFLDTPGHEAFTAMRARGAKVTDVAIIVVSADDSVMPQTIEAINHAQAAGVPLVFAINKIDKPGANPEKIKEQLANMNILVEDWGGKFQSQEISAKSGTNMQVLLDKVLLEAELLDLKANPKRNAHGTVIESQLDKGRGYVSTVLVQKGSLKVGDVVLAGCFSGRVKALFNERGMPITEAGPSMPAQLLGLNGAPQAGDTFNVMNDEREAKDIASKRMQLQREQGIRTQKHITLDEIGRRLAIGDFQELNIIVKGDVDGSIEALSDSLLKLSTDKVQVNIIHKSVGQITESDVLLASASNAIIIGFQVRPSPSARKLAENEQIDIRLYSIIYDAINEIKAAMEGMLAPQFEEKIICNIEIRDVFRISKVGTVAGCMVLDGKVTRNTKVRVIRDGIVVYSGELGSLKRFKDDVKEVTTGYECGLNIQNFNDIKEKDIIEGYEMIEIKKKL